Proteins from a single region of Chlorocebus sabaeus isolate Y175 chromosome 25, mChlSab1.0.hap1, whole genome shotgun sequence:
- the DEGS1 gene encoding sphingolipid delta(4)-desaturase DES1 isoform X1 gives MGSRVSREDFEWVYTDQPHADRRREILAKYPEIKSLMKPDPNLIWIIIMMFLTQLAAFYIVKDLDWKWVIFGAYAFGSCINHSMTLAIHEISHNAAFGNCKAMWNRWFGMFANLPIGIPYSISFKRYHMDHHRYLGADGVDVDIPTDFEGWFFCTAFRKFIWVILQPLFYAFRPLFINPKPITYLEVINIVAQVTFDILIYYFLGIKSLVYMLAASLLGLGLHPISGHFIAEHYMFLKGHETYSYYGPLNLFTFNVGYHNEHHDFPNIPGKSLPLVRKIAAEYYDNLPHYNSWIKVLYDFVMDDTISPYSRMKRHQKGEMVLE, from the exons ATGGGGAGCCGCGTGTCGCGGGAAGACTTCGAGTGGGTCTACACCGACCAGCCCCACGCCGACCGGCGCCGGGAGATCCTGG caAAGTATCCAGAGATAAAGTCCTTGATGAAACCTGATCCCAATTTGATATGGATTATAATTATGATGTTTCTCACCCAGTTGGCTGCATTTTACATAGTAAAAGACTTGGACTGGAAATGGGTCATATTTGGGGCCTATGCGTTTGGCAGTTGCATTAACCACTCAATGACTCTGGCTATTCATGAGATTTCCCACAATGCTGCCTTTGGCAACTGCAAAGCAATGTGGAATCGCTGGTTTGGAATGTTCGCTAATCTTCCTATTGGGATTCCATATTCAATTTCCTTTAAGAGATATCACATGGATCATCACCGGTACCTTGGAGCTGATGGCGTCGATGTAGATATTCCCACCGATTTTGAGGGCTGGTTCTTCTGTACCGCTTTCAGAAAGTTTATATGGGTTATTCTTCAGCCTCTCTTCTATGCCTTTCGACCTCTGTTCATCAACCCCAAACCAATTACTTATTTGGAAGTTATCAATATCGTGGCCCAGGTCacatttgacattttaatttattactttttggGAATTAAATCCTTAGTCTACATGTTGGCAGCATCTTTACTTGGCCTGGGTTTGCACCCgatttctggacattttatagcTGAGCATTACATGTTCTTAAAGGGTCACGAAACTTACTCATATTATGGGCCTCTGAATTTATTTACCTTCAATGTAGGTTATCATAATGAACATCATGACTTCCCCAACATTCCTGGAAAAAGCCTTCCACTG gtGAGGAAAATAGCAGCTGAATACTATGACAACCTCCCCCACTACAATTCCTGGATAAAAGTACTGTATGATTTTGTGATGGATGATACAATAAGTCCCTACTCAAGAATGAAGAGGCACCAAAAAGGAGAGATGGTGCTGGAGTAG
- the DEGS1 gene encoding sphingolipid delta(4)-desaturase DES1 isoform X2, with product MKPDPNLIWIIIMMFLTQLAAFYIVKDLDWKWVIFGAYAFGSCINHSMTLAIHEISHNAAFGNCKAMWNRWFGMFANLPIGIPYSISFKRYHMDHHRYLGADGVDVDIPTDFEGWFFCTAFRKFIWVILQPLFYAFRPLFINPKPITYLEVINIVAQVTFDILIYYFLGIKSLVYMLAASLLGLGLHPISGHFIAEHYMFLKGHETYSYYGPLNLFTFNVGYHNEHHDFPNIPGKSLPLVRKIAAEYYDNLPHYNSWIKVLYDFVMDDTISPYSRMKRHQKGEMVLE from the exons ATGAAACCTGATCCCAATTTGATATGGATTATAATTATGATGTTTCTCACCCAGTTGGCTGCATTTTACATAGTAAAAGACTTGGACTGGAAATGGGTCATATTTGGGGCCTATGCGTTTGGCAGTTGCATTAACCACTCAATGACTCTGGCTATTCATGAGATTTCCCACAATGCTGCCTTTGGCAACTGCAAAGCAATGTGGAATCGCTGGTTTGGAATGTTCGCTAATCTTCCTATTGGGATTCCATATTCAATTTCCTTTAAGAGATATCACATGGATCATCACCGGTACCTTGGAGCTGATGGCGTCGATGTAGATATTCCCACCGATTTTGAGGGCTGGTTCTTCTGTACCGCTTTCAGAAAGTTTATATGGGTTATTCTTCAGCCTCTCTTCTATGCCTTTCGACCTCTGTTCATCAACCCCAAACCAATTACTTATTTGGAAGTTATCAATATCGTGGCCCAGGTCacatttgacattttaatttattactttttggGAATTAAATCCTTAGTCTACATGTTGGCAGCATCTTTACTTGGCCTGGGTTTGCACCCgatttctggacattttatagcTGAGCATTACATGTTCTTAAAGGGTCACGAAACTTACTCATATTATGGGCCTCTGAATTTATTTACCTTCAATGTAGGTTATCATAATGAACATCATGACTTCCCCAACATTCCTGGAAAAAGCCTTCCACTG gtGAGGAAAATAGCAGCTGAATACTATGACAACCTCCCCCACTACAATTCCTGGATAAAAGTACTGTATGATTTTGTGATGGATGATACAATAAGTCCCTACTCAAGAATGAAGAGGCACCAAAAAGGAGAGATGGTGCTGGAGTAG